CTCTCCAACGTCATGGTCATGGATCCACACCCCACCTGGAATCCCAAGTCTCATAAACCCGAGATTCACAATTCACTTCCCAAACACACAAAATTTACAGGAAACAAATAGAAACGCATGAAACacccttttttcatttttatttgtgattctgttttcttgtttttcacGACTCGTAATGATATGATTGTCATCTGGTAATGCCCCCAGCTTAATTCTAAACCCCAAATCATTCACGCATTCTGCCTGGAGAAATCAGAGGAAACAAACGCCAACTTGTTTctggaatttatttttttatttttgggtttagggtcTTAGTATGCATAGATCTGGAGCTGCGATGGCTTGGAATGTGTTCAAATTTTGTACGGCCTTGCGGGGTCTGGGGTCGATCATGATCTTGTTGGTTCTTGGTGTCGTCGGTGTCACCTATTACGCCGTGGTTTTGACAAATTATGGCCCAGCTTTGTATGACGGAGGGCTTGATTCTGTCACCGCTCTGGCTGTGTTGCTCTTGTTTCATTGTTTGGTAAGTTTCTCAGGTTCATCACTTACGTGGGTATATTTgagttttacaatttttgtaaATTGAAGGGTTTTGTTTTAGAATTTGGTTTAGCAAAATGGAGGAgcttgttttgtaatttttgttgttaattattgttatattaataattttcaaccTTTGATTTACAAAATTGGACTTAGAGAAGTGATTATcgtttcaaacaaaattaaatataaaagcaCATCATTTCTATTAtgttaaatgtaaaaaaatatggttaggAAATTTGTGCTGTGGGAATCGATTCAAATGGCCATTTTCTAATTGATCTTTTCATTTGGTGAATCAACTTATGTTTTGATGAGTtcaaaagacaatttttttagCTGCCTTGGAAGTCTTCAAATTGTAGCATTTGATACTATTATTGGACTTATATTGTTAAAGAAAATAGATTCCAGAATTGTTTTTAAGCATGgctgaatttaatttttagctGAAAAGAGTTTGAGAGAGCTGTTCAGGTATATGGAGTGGATGGTACATAAAATGGAAAGTTCCTTGTCGTTTTGCAGTTGGTGATGCTATTGTGGAGTTATTTTTCAGTTGTTTTGACTGATCCGGGTAGTGTGCCACCTAATTGGAGGCCTACTATTGATGAGGAGAGAGGAGAGAATGACCCGTTAAATGGTTCAGAATTCAGTGTTGTGCAGTCTGACCCCTCAAATCAAAGAATCCGATATTGTCGGAAGTGCAACCAGCTGAAGCCACCCAGATGCCATCATTGTTCTGTGTGTGAGTTTTGTTTACACATAATCACATTCAATTGGAAATTTTCCTTTTGTTAACCTCTCATAACTGAAAGATAAGTTGTTTTGTTTCAGGTGGACGGTGCATACTAAAGATGGACCATCATTGTGTTTGGGTTGTTAATTGCGTTGGGGCATTGAATTATAagtattttcttctcttcttggtATGTTTGCTGTGCTTTTTAACCCACAAATTCTTTTAGAAAGAAGCATAAGAAGTTTTATTCAGCCTATAAATTGTTGATTTTAGTTCTGCTTTGGTCTATTCCCAGTTTTTTAATAGATGAAGACTTCTGTCTCAAATCTTAGTTAAGATTATGCAGAGTAGCTCTCATAGAGATGGTAAAAGAGGTAAAAGAACAGAAATCTCATCTGCAGTTTGCTCCATGGTAGGCTGGGTTTTCAGTTTCATGACTCGCATAAACTTCTGTTGGGAAGAAACACTCTAGTTCCTTTTGGATACCACATGATCCAGATCTAAATGCCTTGAAGCTCTTATATATCAagatgactttttaaaatttaatttggatgTGTAATGGGCCATCATTTTGTCATTTGAATCATTGTTAAGAAAGTTATGCTGTGAACAATACATTAATAGGTGGAAGGCATCCTTAGTTTAAGTGTTACAGACCTTAGATTGAGTTTATCCTGTTTTAACTTATGTGTATTTGTTGGTTACCGGTTGATTGTGGTTACACACTATTCGGTTGGGTCTTTTACGTTGATACCTTACAGTCCTAGTCCTTACTGatcataaatatgataaattaatgCAGTTCTACACTTTTCTTGAGACAACACTGGTGACACTATCACTACTTCCACATTTTATAGCGTTTTTCAGTGAGGGAGAAATTCCAGGGACACCGGGAACCCTTGCGACCACCTTTCTTGCCTTTGGTATGACTTGTTTAACCTGCCATCTGACTTAAATTATTGGTTCCATCTGTACTTTCGTATAATTTTGGGTGCTGGCTTGTGTCAGTTTTGAATCTGGCATTTGCGTTGAGTGTGTTGGGCTTTCTGATCATGCACATATCATTGGTGGCTGCTAATACCACAACTATTGAggtatagtatttttttttttttcttccccattttttcttttacttttatgtCACATTGTTAATGGTGGTGTTTCTggtatatattgataataataatcttatagTATATGGAGGAGGATTAATTAAAATCAGATTTGTATGGGAGGCCTTCGTTTGGGGCATGCTTAATACATCAGGATTTTCAGGCCTTAGTTAACAGAAATGCAAATACATTGTGGATTTTCTATGATCTTCTGTTAGGGATTATAATACTTGCACAACTTTAGAGGAAAGTGCTGGAGATGAGGGATTATTCATTGACAAATCTATCATTTTGTTGTGATTAGGCATATGAGAAGAAGACCACTCCAAAATGGCGTTATGACCTTGGTCGAAAGAAGAACTTTGAACAGGTTATTACAATATTCAACATGATGCTCTTTCTTCTTTGCATCAAAATTTTGCATAAGATTTACAActatgaatattaacaaaatgtGCAGGTTTGGCTGAACCATGCCAAACAGTAAATTTTAAAGttctagaaaattattaaaGCACTCTTGTTTAACATGCTTGAGGCATTTCTACGTTATAAACATGACCTAGGCAAATAGAAAAATGTTTGGGTCGTAGTCATAGAAAATTACACAAGTACCACTGCATTATCACGTTATTTTGGCAATTATTATTGTGTCAAGTGATTCATGCTCATTCCATATCAGGAACTGGTCTGGGTATAGTGAATATAACTGTAATGATCTCTTTTCTTACCTATATTTGGATTTAAGGGAGGCCGTAAAACTTAAGTTATGACCAACAAATCTACCCTATTCCTAAGAAAGCCACAAGTTTTGGATGCTAGAAACGTGACTGGTCATCCTATGAATTGTTTTTTGTTGTAGTCATACAAAATTACACAAGTAGCACTGCATAATCAAGTAAGTCCTTTTGGCAATTATTATTATGTCGAGTGATTCTTGCTCATTCCATATCAGGAACTGGTCCGGGTATGGTGAATGCAACTGTAATGATCTCTTTTATTACCTGTATTTGGATTTTAGGGAGACAGTCAACCTTCAGTTATGACCGACAAATCTACCCTATTCCTAAAAAACGCATAAATTGTGGATGCTAGAAACATGACTGATCATTCTATGAATTGAATTGTTCTGGATTCTAGCTGTAGTGATGGGCTGGCAGGAGTGCTAGCCACAACAACAGGATTCATTACAACTTTCATGTTCTATTTTTTGACAACTAGGATTGATATTTCAGAACTGGGAAAGTGGGATCCCTGTGGTTAGTAAATTGGAAGTCTGGATTTCTTGGATCCCCAaacattgataatattattggaATCGTTTTTCTCTCTTGTAGATTGGGAAGATGGGTTAAGGTGTGCAAGTACGGATGAGCAAGGATTTTTGCTTTTTCAAGTAGTGACAACTCTTTTACTTCTTAAACACTGAGAAATAATTGTATTCAATGGAAGCAGGCTCTTTAAAGCAATGTATTaggttatttttgtatattaaaatttgacatttagCTGACATTTTGTTGTTGATTTTACTTATTAGGTTTTTGGGACAGATAAGCGATATTGTTTCATACCCGCTTATTCAGACGAAGATTTACGCCGGATGCCTGCACTTCAGGGCCTTGACTATCCATCAAAGCCTGACTTTGATTCTCAAGAGTTCTAAAAACTTGTACACCGCTAGGCAACTGGAACTTTTCCTCGTAGCATTAGATATGGAGCCCTGCAAAATGTTCCTTTGCATCCTAACTAAACAGTTCTTAGCCAATTTGGGCTCCTAACCATTCATTCCCACAACTGTCCATCTGTACAGATAAACCTGAAAGATAAGAAGAGAATAGCAGGGTATATTAAGGAGCAAATCACGGGAAGCAACATTAGTGTCGC
This sequence is a window from Mangifera indica cultivar Alphonso chromosome 5, CATAS_Mindica_2.1, whole genome shotgun sequence. Protein-coding genes within it:
- the LOC123217331 gene encoding probable protein S-acyltransferase 14, which produces MHRSGAAMAWNVFKFCTALRGLGSIMILLVLGVVGVTYYAVVLTNYGPALYDGGLDSVTALAVLLLFHCLLVMLLWSYFSVVLTDPGSVPPNWRPTIDEERGENDPLNGSEFSVVQSDPSNQRIRYCRKCNQLKPPRCHHCSVCGRCILKMDHHCVWVVNCVGALNYKYFLLFLFYTFLETTLVTLSLLPHFIAFFSEGEIPGTPGTLATTFLAFVLNLAFALSVLGFLIMHISLVAANTTTIEAYEKKTTPKWRYDLGRKKNFEQVFGTDKRYCFIPAYSDEDLRRMPALQGLDYPSKPDFDSQEF